A stretch of the Erinaceus europaeus chromosome 23, mEriEur2.1, whole genome shotgun sequence genome encodes the following:
- the IL12RB1 gene encoding interleukin-12 receptor subunit beta-1 isoform X1, with translation MVGLGARWAPLLLLLFFHLLPRLTGSSCDSIGCCFQDLLPGETGPGPGAPRMSWAAVTGTPPTPDSAGPGGPSAPDCYRVLSVGYECSWEFQGAVAGVLHFLRVCMNESGHCCHFPAVNTTSRPFSDQDGVSVLRPVTVWVDTRGPGLALRSPPVTLTLNNWVKYDPPLGAVEVARHGERLLASWEPPDRQEDAEPQARVRVNGGSWELGDCERQQDTGPRGRRRELCLLPLAAAQAQELQIRRRRRGPRGPWSNWGHSVCVPQKNTTEPPVDVSLTPMGSGGRRRLTLLRQPPQLGELCPPPLDYRVALRMRSCCGPTQAAPWLLAPGQALHLLLSGAAYDLTVVRDPDTHNQSTSIVAVPPRGAGVQDSSVGANGVLGRWPGLEQGVTYCMEWRLWAQDGEPVSCTVTQAKNWEPADWANHSRVLAAVAPGQEACYGVSLLASKRPRKLTSWSTVFFTHHFGGNASAAGTPQLRTVGNISSDSAWVHWEPSPLSACPRVLAGYVLRYWGEDGGQVAEQLVAPTETHVPLYGLQAGTAYTVQVRADTAWRTGIWSQPQRFSTRERGIPRAQLPVSSIALVSLGSFLGVLLLGVLGSLGLSRAARHLCPPLPTPWASSAIDFPSSHSKQAWLWISPEDCPEEEAPPEEALVVDASWVLGPGGSG, from the exons atggtggggctgggggccaggtgggcccccctcctcctcctcctcttcttccacctGCTTCCCAGGCTGACTG GGAGCTCCTGTGACTCCATCGGGTGCTGCTTCCAAGACCTGCTCCCTGGGGAGACCGGCCCAGGTCCGGGAGCCCCCCGCATGTCCTGGGCGGCTGTGACGGGGACCCCGCCTACCCCCGACTCCGCAGGACCTGGGGGCCCCAGCGCCCCGGACTGCTACCGGGTGCTCAGCGTCGGCTATGAGTGCTCCTGGGAGTTTCAGGGGGCCGTGGCCGGGGTCCTCCACTTCCTGCGGGTCTG CATGAATGAGTCAGGGCACTGCTGTCACTTCCCCGCGGTCAACACCACCAGCCGGCCGTTCTCAGACCAGGACGGCGTGAGTGTCCTGCGGCCCGTCACCGTGTGGGTGGACACCCGGGGGCCCGGCCTCGCCCTGAGGTCCCCCCCGGTCACCCTGACCCTCAACAACTGGG TGAAGTATGACCCTCCGCTGGGAGCGGTGGAGGTGGCCCGGCATGGGGAGCGGCTGCTGGCATCCTGGGAGCCCCCCGACCGCCAGGAGGACGCAGAGCCGCAGGCCAGGGTCCGAGTGAATGGCGGCTCCTGGGAGCTG GGGGACTGTGAGCGTCAGCAGGACACTGGCCCCCGGGGCCGCCGGAGGG AGCTGTGCCTGCTCCCCCTGGCGGCCGCCCAGGCGCAGGAGCTGCAGATACGGAGGCGGCGCCGGGGCCCCAGAGGCCCATGGAGCAATTGGGGCCATTCTGTGTGCGTCCCGCAAA AGAATACCACGGAGCCCCCGGTGGACGTCTCGCTGACCCCAATGGGCTCCGGTGGGCGGCGGCGGCTGACCCTGCTCAGACAG CCCCCGCAGCTGGGCGAGCTGTGCCCGCCGCCCCTAGACTACCGCGTGGCCCTGCGCATGCGCTCCTGCTGCGGCCCCACGCAGGCCGCCCCTTGGCTCCTGGCCCCCGGGCAGGCCCTGCACCTGCTGCTCTCCGGGGCCGCCTATGACCTGACAGTCGTCAGGGACCCGGACACCCACAACCAGAGCACGTCCATTGTCGCTGTCCCCCCCAGAG GAGCAGGGGTGCAGGACTCCAGCGTGGGAGCCAATGGGGTCCTGGGGCGCTGGCCGGGCCTGGAGCAGGGAGTCACCTACTGCATGGAGTGGCGGCTGTGGGCGCAGGACGGGGAGCCGGTCTCCTGCACGGTGACTCAAGCCAAGAACTGGGAACCTGCCGACTGGG CAAACCACAGCCGGGTCCTGGCGGCCGTGGCCCCGGGGCAGGAAGCCTGCTACGGAGTCAGCCTCCTGGCCTCCAAGCGCCCCAGGAAGCTCACCTCCTGGTCCACCGTCTTCTTCACACACCACTTCGGGGGCAATG CCTCGGCCGCCGGGACCCCCCAGCTCCGGACGGTGGGAAACATCAGCTCTGACTCTGCGTGGGTGCACTGGGAGCCCTCCCCGCTCAGTGCCTGCCCCAGGGTCCTGGCGGGGTACGTCCTGCGCTACTGGGGCGAGGATGGTGGCCAGGTGGCAG AGCAGCTGGTGGCGCCCACAGAGACCCACGTCCCACTCTATGGGCTGCAGGCGGGCACAGCCTACACCGTGCAAGTGCGGGCGGATACGGCATGGAGGACAGGCATCTGGAGCCAGCCCCAGCGCTTCAGCACCCGTGAGAGGGGTATTCCCA GAGCCCAGCTGCCCGTGTCCTCCATCGCCCTGGTCTCACTGGGGAGCTTCCTGGGTGTCCTGCTTCTGGGTGTGCTGGGCTCACTGGGCCTGAGCAG GGCTGCCCGGCACCTGTGCCCGCCACTGCCCACACCCTGGGCCAGCTCGGCCATCGACTTCCCCAGCAGTCACAGCAAACAG GCCTGGCTGTGGATCAGCCCAGAAGACTGCCCggaggaagaggcacccccagaaGAGGCCCTGGTGGTGGATGCATCCTGGGTCCTGGGGCCAGGAGGCAGTGGCTGA
- the IL12RB1 gene encoding interleukin-12 receptor subunit beta-1 isoform X2, producing MVGLGARWAPLLLLLFFHLLPRLTGSSCDSIGCCFQDLLPGETGPGPGAPRMSWAAVTGTPPTPDSAGPGGPSAPDCYRVLSVGYECSWEFQGAVAGVLHFLRVCMNESGHCCHFPAVNTTSRPFSDQDGVSVLRPVTVWVDTRGPGLALRSPPVTLTLNNWVKYDPPLGAVEVARHGERLLASWEPPDRQEDAEPQARVRVNGGSWELGDCERQQDTGPRGRRRELCLLPLAAAQAQELQIRRRRRGPRGPWSNWGHSVCVPQKNTTEPPVDVSLTPMGSGGRRRLTLLRQPPQLGELCPPPLDYRVALRMRSCCGPTQAAPWLLAPGQALHLLLSGAAYDLTVVRDPDTHNQSTSIVAVPPRGAGVQDSSVGANGVLGRWPGLEQGVTYCMEWRLWAQDGEPVSCTVTQAKNWEPADWANHSRVLAAVAPGQEACYGVSLLASKRPRKLTSWSTVFFTHHFGGNEQLVAPTETHVPLYGLQAGTAYTVQVRADTAWRTGIWSQPQRFSTRERGIPRAQLPVSSIALVSLGSFLGVLLLGVLGSLGLSRAARHLCPPLPTPWASSAIDFPSSHSKQAWLWISPEDCPEEEAPPEEALVVDASWVLGPGGSG from the exons atggtggggctgggggccaggtgggcccccctcctcctcctcctcttcttccacctGCTTCCCAGGCTGACTG GGAGCTCCTGTGACTCCATCGGGTGCTGCTTCCAAGACCTGCTCCCTGGGGAGACCGGCCCAGGTCCGGGAGCCCCCCGCATGTCCTGGGCGGCTGTGACGGGGACCCCGCCTACCCCCGACTCCGCAGGACCTGGGGGCCCCAGCGCCCCGGACTGCTACCGGGTGCTCAGCGTCGGCTATGAGTGCTCCTGGGAGTTTCAGGGGGCCGTGGCCGGGGTCCTCCACTTCCTGCGGGTCTG CATGAATGAGTCAGGGCACTGCTGTCACTTCCCCGCGGTCAACACCACCAGCCGGCCGTTCTCAGACCAGGACGGCGTGAGTGTCCTGCGGCCCGTCACCGTGTGGGTGGACACCCGGGGGCCCGGCCTCGCCCTGAGGTCCCCCCCGGTCACCCTGACCCTCAACAACTGGG TGAAGTATGACCCTCCGCTGGGAGCGGTGGAGGTGGCCCGGCATGGGGAGCGGCTGCTGGCATCCTGGGAGCCCCCCGACCGCCAGGAGGACGCAGAGCCGCAGGCCAGGGTCCGAGTGAATGGCGGCTCCTGGGAGCTG GGGGACTGTGAGCGTCAGCAGGACACTGGCCCCCGGGGCCGCCGGAGGG AGCTGTGCCTGCTCCCCCTGGCGGCCGCCCAGGCGCAGGAGCTGCAGATACGGAGGCGGCGCCGGGGCCCCAGAGGCCCATGGAGCAATTGGGGCCATTCTGTGTGCGTCCCGCAAA AGAATACCACGGAGCCCCCGGTGGACGTCTCGCTGACCCCAATGGGCTCCGGTGGGCGGCGGCGGCTGACCCTGCTCAGACAG CCCCCGCAGCTGGGCGAGCTGTGCCCGCCGCCCCTAGACTACCGCGTGGCCCTGCGCATGCGCTCCTGCTGCGGCCCCACGCAGGCCGCCCCTTGGCTCCTGGCCCCCGGGCAGGCCCTGCACCTGCTGCTCTCCGGGGCCGCCTATGACCTGACAGTCGTCAGGGACCCGGACACCCACAACCAGAGCACGTCCATTGTCGCTGTCCCCCCCAGAG GAGCAGGGGTGCAGGACTCCAGCGTGGGAGCCAATGGGGTCCTGGGGCGCTGGCCGGGCCTGGAGCAGGGAGTCACCTACTGCATGGAGTGGCGGCTGTGGGCGCAGGACGGGGAGCCGGTCTCCTGCACGGTGACTCAAGCCAAGAACTGGGAACCTGCCGACTGGG CAAACCACAGCCGGGTCCTGGCGGCCGTGGCCCCGGGGCAGGAAGCCTGCTACGGAGTCAGCCTCCTGGCCTCCAAGCGCCCCAGGAAGCTCACCTCCTGGTCCACCGTCTTCTTCACACACCACTTCGGGGGCAATG AGCAGCTGGTGGCGCCCACAGAGACCCACGTCCCACTCTATGGGCTGCAGGCGGGCACAGCCTACACCGTGCAAGTGCGGGCGGATACGGCATGGAGGACAGGCATCTGGAGCCAGCCCCAGCGCTTCAGCACCCGTGAGAGGGGTATTCCCA GAGCCCAGCTGCCCGTGTCCTCCATCGCCCTGGTCTCACTGGGGAGCTTCCTGGGTGTCCTGCTTCTGGGTGTGCTGGGCTCACTGGGCCTGAGCAG GGCTGCCCGGCACCTGTGCCCGCCACTGCCCACACCCTGGGCCAGCTCGGCCATCGACTTCCCCAGCAGTCACAGCAAACAG GCCTGGCTGTGGATCAGCCCAGAAGACTGCCCggaggaagaggcacccccagaaGAGGCCCTGGTGGTGGATGCATCCTGGGTCCTGGGGCCAGGAGGCAGTGGCTGA